The Tindallia californiensis genome segment CTCCAGACTAGTTGCTTCATAAATCATTGTTGAGGAATGTTCCATCGCTTTACTGCCATATAAATAATTTAACAAATCGATAAAATAATATTTATCGTCTTGTTTAACATAGTTAAACACATGCCCTCCTTCTTCATCACTGCAAGCAATAAATCCCACCTCTGTATACTTTCCTTTTAGCAAATAATTAAGTAGGCTTGACAGGGCACCACAATTCCCTTCATTAGCCATGATTGCTTCTGGTCCTGTGAGGTTGTAATGCCATATCATTGGCGGCTGACAAATCCTAATATCTCCAATTTTAGGTCTAAAAAAAGAGGCTCTTACATAAAAAATCGTTTCCAGCACCGTATGTATATTTTCCCTAAGAAATGCTGGATCTTTTGGAAATCGACGCATTTCATTGATGCTATATCTGCTATTTCCAAGGCATTCTGGAGAAACATGATATACTCCGGGGGCTACTTTCGATAGCCATCTCAATAATAGTTTTGTCATGCTTGAATTACCTAACATCGATTTCATTCGTATCGCCTCATTCATCAAAATAGTTTACGCATTCCTAGCTTATTGACATTAACTACCCATTCTATTTTGAATATATTCTTCAATGTTTACGTTTGAAAGAAAAAAACCGCCTTATACAGGGCGGCTGATCGTTTTTCTTAATGGATGGTTCTATCTCCATCATTTTTCTGGTCCGGAAACTCTTCTTCCATCCATTCATCCAACATATATTGAATTTCCAAACTGTATATTGAACCTTTCGCCACCTTCTTAGCTTCTTCATCAAAAAGATCCAAAAGCTTTTCAGCTTCATCTTCTGTAATTTTGCAGCTAATTTCATGGATTTTTTCTTTAATCCTTTCTCGATTTCTTCTTTCCACGGAACATCCTCCCTTCTATTCATCAAAATTCATAAATTTTACCCTTTATTGAATAACACTCATGATCGATTAAACCAAATAATGCATAAATCTGGTCGCTACAGTAAAATATATAGTTAACCCGACAATGTCATTAACAGTCGTTATAAACGGTCCGGATGCTACCGCCGGATCTATTTTCAGCTTTGTCATTATCAATGGTACTACCGTTCCTGCCAAAGTAGCAACAAATAGTGTAATGGACAAGGAGAGTCCTATTACAAAACCAAGCATCATACTTCTTTGCCATAAAGCAGCAATAATACTGATCAAAACACCATTTACTATTCCTATTATTACTCCTACAATCGCTTCTCTTTTTAGTAACTTCCAGACGTTTTTTCCAGAAAACTGACCCATCGTTAAGCCACGCACAACCACCGCCAGTGATTGTGTCCCTGTATTTCCAGCCATATCTGCAATCATAGGAATAAATACAGCCAAAACAACTACGGCATCTAACGTTTCTTCAAACCGATCAATAATATTACCTGCTAAAACCCCTACTCCGAGTAACAATACCAGCCATGGGATTCTGTTCATTGAAGCTTTAATTGGTCCTATGCTAAGATCCTGAAGGCCATCTTCAGAACCCGAAATACCACCAAATTTCATCATGTCTTCCGATGCTTCTTCTTCAATTACTTCAATAGCATCGTCTACTGTAACAACTCCTACCATTTTTTCACCTTTTATAACAGGCAATGCCAAAAACCCGTAGTTCCCCATTGTTTTGGCCACTTCTTCCTGATCCATGTCAACAGGAACAGAAACGACCCGTTCAGACATTATATCTTCCACCATCGTTTCAGGATTTGCTACAATCAGCTCCCGTAAGGAAACAACTCCTATAAGTCTATGGCTATCATCCACCACAAATAAATAGTAGATCGATTCAGCATCAGGTGCTAAATTTCTCAATCTGCTTATCGCTCTTTCTACTGTATCATATTGATAAAGAAAAAAGTAATCTATGGTCATCAAACCACCAGCAGTATTATCTGGATATCTTAAAAGCTGACGAATGTCACTCGCTATCTCTTGATCTAACTTGCTTAGAATCTCTTCTTTTTCCGCTTCATTTAATTCTCCCAAATAATCTGCAGCATCGTCAGGAGCCATCCGTTCAATAATTCGAGCACCTCGAACAAGGCCTATCGTCTCCAACAAAGATTGCTGTTCTTCGTGATCCAATTCTTCCAGAATATCAGCAAGCTCTTCATCCGTTAGCTTTGAAAATATCTTTCTTTCTTCTTCATCAAGATTTAATAGGGCTTGCGCCATATCATAGGGATGTATCTCGTCCAGAATATGGCGCAAGGTTTCTGCATCTTCATTCCGAATCGCTTCAACAATTTCATTATTTAACTCCTCGCTTAACCCTGGCATCCGATCCCTCCCATCTTAAAATTATCTAAAATATAACATACATGTTTCTACTGGTCAACGGACAGACAAAGATATGGTCAATCGTTAATCGATTTCTTGTTCCTGAAAATCAGTCAAGGATAATTGAAATCTTTCAAACAGCCTTAAAGTGGCATGAATCGGCAATCCTACAACGTTGTAGTAACAGCCCTCTATTGACTTAACCAGTAAAGCTCCTTCTTCTTGAATCGCATAACCTCCCGCTTTATCATCATAATGAGCGTTTTTTAAGTACCAGTCCATTTCTTGTTCATTAAGAAGTCTAAACAAAACCTTTGTACATTCCACCGTAGTTTCTGCTTGGCAAGTGCTAGTGTTTATCATAGTCACAGCTGTCATCACTTGATGCATCTTCCCAGAAAAAGCCGCTAACATTTCTTTCATTTCTTCTTCATTGTTCGGTTTCCCATATATTATATTGCTCTGAACAACAACCGTATCAGCACCTAATACCAATTTTTTTTCATTCCAATGTTTTTTTGCCACCTCATTTGCCTTTTCGTAACTCAAAAGTCTAATTCTTTCACTAATTGAACGACAGGCATTTTTTTCTATTATCTCATTTTCATTCACATCACTTTTCTCAACGCTGTGGACAATTTTCAGTTTACTCAGTATTTCTTGACGCCTGGGTGACTGTGAAGCTAGTATCAGTTTCATCTTATCCCTCTTCCATCTAAATGTTTTTCCAATAGATACCAAGTTCTCAACCTGTTCATTTGAATTTTTTCTGTTATAATTATAGATATCAAAACCATAGAAGTCAAAGGGGGATTTTCATGCCAACCAATGTTCGACGCATTTTTGTCGAAAAGAAACCAGCTTTCCAATTGGAAGCAAATAGATTGTTGAAAGATTTGCGAGAGAGCTTATCCATAAGCTCATTAAATACGCTTCGGATCTTAAATCGCTATGATATCGAAGGAATTTCCGACTCAGATTTTGAAAAAGCAAAAGGAATGATCTTTTCAGAACCCCCAGTGGATGATGTGTATGACGAAACATTCAATTTCAACGATGCTTCTACTGTCTTTGCAACAGAGCTGATCCCCGGTCAGTACGACCAGCGAGCTGATTCAGCTGAGCAATGTATTCAGTTATCTACAAAGGATCATCGACCAAATGTTGCTGTTGCTAAGGTATATGTTTTATATGGTGAATTGAGCCAAAGTGAAATAGTGTCTATCAAAAATTATCTAATCAATCCTATTGAATCCAGAGAAGCTTCATTAAAAAAACCGC includes the following:
- the mgtE gene encoding magnesium transporter; the protein is MPGLSEELNNEIVEAIRNEDAETLRHILDEIHPYDMAQALLNLDEEERKIFSKLTDEELADILEELDHEEQQSLLETIGLVRGARIIERMAPDDAADYLGELNEAEKEEILSKLDQEIASDIRQLLRYPDNTAGGLMTIDYFFLYQYDTVERAISRLRNLAPDAESIYYLFVVDDSHRLIGVVSLRELIVANPETMVEDIMSERVVSVPVDMDQEEVAKTMGNYGFLALPVIKGEKMVGVVTVDDAIEVIEEEASEDMMKFGGISGSEDGLQDLSIGPIKASMNRIPWLVLLLGVGVLAGNIIDRFEETLDAVVVLAVFIPMIADMAGNTGTQSLAVVVRGLTMGQFSGKNVWKLLKREAIVGVIIGIVNGVLISIIAALWQRSMMLGFVIGLSLSITLFVATLAGTVVPLIMTKLKIDPAVASGPFITTVNDIVGLTIYFTVATRFMHYLV
- a CDS encoding Maf family protein, with translation MKLILASQSPRRQEILSKLKIVHSVEKSDVNENEIIEKNACRSISERIRLLSYEKANEVAKKHWNEKKLVLGADTVVVQSNIIYGKPNNEEEMKEMLAAFSGKMHQVMTAVTMINTSTCQAETTVECTKVLFRLLNEQEMDWYLKNAHYDDKAGGYAIQEEGALLVKSIEGCYYNVVGLPIHATLRLFERFQLSLTDFQEQEID